DNA from Macrobrachium rosenbergii isolate ZJJX-2024 chromosome 13, ASM4041242v1, whole genome shotgun sequence:
atatatatatatatatatatatatatatatatatatatatatatatatatatatatatatatatatatatatatatatatatttacagtatatgtctgACCTTCGTTGCTCTCATTTCGCCACTCACTAAGACGACACATTATGTCACTGGCACCAAAACATTTGCTTAGGACTTATTTACTTTACAGAGTGGCGCGGTACTTCTAGAAAATGTTTGCACAAATGGTATTATCAAGGGTGTTATGCTTTGTTCTTAATGTTCGAGATACGGAGGAGGGGCGAACGTTTACGAATGTTTAATGTTTGCCAGGATGTTTACACAGGACATGACATGGCTATTTCCGTGAAGGGCAGAGGAACAATGCTTCTTTTAATggcataattgtttatttattttattttcggagCAGGATTAGGAATTTAGACATTTACAAAGGTGCACGCGTGAcaacatacacacgcgcgcatacatgagtgagtgagtgagtgagtgagtgagtgagtgtgcaCCTTCCAGAGAAAACAACATTTGACGGGTAACCAGATCCCCTtttccaagttaagtatatcttagtgaaccagaccactgagctgattaacaactctcctagggctggcccgaaggattagacttattttacgtggctaagaaccaactggttacctagcaacgggacctacagcttattgtggaatcttaaccacattatagcgagaaatgaatttctatcaccagaaataaattcctcttattcttcattggccggtcggagattcgaactcgcggccaacagagtggtatcTGAggacggaacccgctcgcccaacaaAGAACTGATCCCCTTTTCCAGCCCAGTCCGAAGGTCCAAGGGAAGGAAAGGTGATAAGAGCCTGGAAAACCAAAGCAAGAGAGGAATTACGATTTCCTTTAATTACTGAAATCTACGATTTCAAGGCActaaataatctataataatgaaaCCCGAGTGGaactttcttgtttgtccgcccccgaTGGtagtggggtaggtaggggatcgggaaggtaggggagacatgacacatccaccctcctcttgtaaacctgtttgtccgccctgggtgggaacagggtaggtaggggatcaggaaggtaggggaagacatgacacatccaccctcttcctgcaaacctgtttgtcctgcccgggtgggggcagggaaTTTGGGGgtttgggagggtaggggagacatgacaggcagctCCGGGTTCCAGTGCAGCATAGCGCGCGTCATCAAGCTCGTTCTCATAATGATGAAGGGACCGAGACGGGCAGCCTCGTTTAAGATAGATAAAATTATTCTGGAAATACAAAGGAAagcagaaaattcattttgatgTAAGCAACGACCCCGGGACCTAACCTACAGGACATcatattatagtatataattttacttaactTTTGGGCGTGTGTAAATGTACCCAACGCCGTCACTTGACCATTTCGATTTTGTTTTCACCTGCTTTGCAAAACATACTCCCTGGGTGAGTTCCTGTTTGTGACTGTGCCAAATGGGTAAAAGTGAATGAAGAGCTCTAGCAAAGCTTCTTGTGAactttactttaaataaataaataaataatcttcttcttcttcttcttcttcttcttcttctgcttcttcttcttcttcttcttcttcttcttcttcttcttcttcttcttcttcttctgcttcttcttcttcttcttcttcttcttcttcttcttattattattattattattattattattattattattattattattattattattattcagaagatgaaccctattcctgtggaacaagcccacaggggccattgacttgaaattgaagcttccaaagaatattaaggtgttcattgggaagaattAACAagcggtaaagggaaatacagaaagaagaaatcacttatccaagaagaaacataaatcaacaaattaataaataaatggataaaaatgcaagtagattattgaaaTGCAAATAGAATTgaataagggtagtaatgcattgcatcttcgcttgaacttctgaagttccagttgcacgacatcctctgggaggctgttccacaggccaacggtgtgaggaacaaagaacctctggagctgagaagttcgacagcgaggcatctTTGCTGCAGAttggtgctgttattattattattattattattattattgagaaattattaccagattcttgtgtataacttgtttactgataaatatttacatataactttgatctcgagcactttcaggtcctaactgtgacccttttttcaAGAGATGCGGTAGTCGTATcaataaacaagttatacacaagaatctggTGGGttcctctttccatcttcagaagaaaactgaaagaagtttttgtttagttcattattattattattattattattatcgcagaTTCTACGTCGACGGTAAGCTGAGAGGTTCCGGAAAAATGGTCGGAGAAAACGGCCTGCTGCGGATGAATGGAACTGTCTACATAGGTCAGGAACAAGACAGCTTCGCAGGAGGCCTTGATCGACTGCAGACCACAAGCGCCTACATAACTCAGGTTAGTTCAAGGTGAAgtagaaaaaatctatttccaaTATATATCATCGAACAAAACATATCTGAAGATgttaatacagcaaaatacaataattttgcTATTCATCATATCCGTACAGTCTTCTCTCATGGATTCATTATTGAAaacagcagttttgaaaatgctAAAGAGGAATTTTATGGTATAACAATACTATGATTTTATTGTATATCGcttaatttccatgaaaataaagacataaaaggTTTTGTTATGGTGTATCTTACTGTGGAGTGAATATCTGTTTATCAAAGTGATCATGTCCAAGAACAGACAGGGAGTTGGAAAAAATAAGTCGTCAGACAttcttagggtgcgtccacaccacagcaaaacatataaaaaaaactcttcggtaacttatcgcacacacatcacaaagaGGTTAAATACAAGTACTTCATGCGATTATCTAGCATTTACCAAAAGGTTCGTTCTTATTTTACTGTCGTTGACTCGTTGTCAAACTGTTTGCGATATGTGTGAGGCAAGTTACTGATGTTTGTTTATGAAGCACCCTTAAGCTCCTCTCATAGATATGAATTTATGTTTCGTTTTAACTGTATAGATCAATGTGTGGGACTACCTCCTTCAAGAACTCCAGATAACGGAAATGGCCTCTTGTCGAGCTAATCACGTGGGCAATATCCTGTCAACCGACGAGAGTAAGTTCGAGGTCATGAACGTCAGAGCTGAGAACAGGTCTGTTGAATCGTTCTGTACAGAGAGAAGCGATTTCACACTCATCCCCGAAAAGTGGCACCTGGAACCTTCCGTCAAATTCTGCCAGGTCAGCAACTCCGAAATCTTCGTCCCAGAAGAAGAGGGCACTAACGAGCGGCTTTTTATGGAAACCAGGAGGTTTCTAAGCCAGTGTAGTGGCAAGAGTTACCGACTCCTTCGCCTAGGAGCCACTGACAGGGACTCCGAGGGCTCTTGGCGAAAATTTGGCAAGAAAGAAATGATCCCCTTCTCGGCGTGGGCGCCTGGCGAGCCAAACGACGGTCTAAAGTCAGACTGCATCGTCATGAAGAAATCGCTGAGCAAGTGGGGAGACGTCGACTGCAAAGACGAGTATTGTTTCTCGTGCTTAAAAATCAAGAGCAAGTACCTGCAAATTCGGGGACTGTGCTACCAGAAGGAACATCAGTCGAGATTTATCCTGGACGGATATGTCAACGATAAGCCGTTCTTCAGAGGGTATTACGGATATGCTGTCTACCTTTCCACGAATGGACAGTGGATTCTAAAGGATATCCATGGGAACGTGACCATGGCTGTCATGGAAAGGAGGAGAATCCCTGTGACCGATTACCCATTGGGGCGCCATAGGTGGACAGTCGTGACAGCTTTTTGTCATAATCTGGAAAACGACGTCATAGAAATCAGCTTATCGTCTTGCACGACGGGTGAGTTCACCTGCGCTGACGGCTCTTGCGTTCCAGGCACCGCTAGATGTAACCTCTTGAGCGACTGCCTGGACGGGAGTGACGAGGACCGCTGTAACCTCCTGGAATTCCGGGAGGGTTATCGTGGGCATCGGCCGCCTCCTGGAATTACCACAAAAGATCCGCTGGAAATCAACCCGACCATCAACATCGTCAGGTTCTCCAACATCGATGACATCAACTTAGCCATCAATATGGAACTGGAGGTTATTCTGCGCTGGACGGACCGCAACCTCAGGTACAAGAACTTGAAAAAGCAGACCGAAAACAAACTGTCATCGGAAGAAGAAGGTCAAGTGTGGATCCCAGATTACGAGTTCTTGAATCTGAATGATGGGCGTTTGCAAGTCCTCAAGACGACGATTTTTGTGAACAGAACGGGCGACCCAGACCCTCCTCTCTACAATGACGTCGAGATGggtaaagatttattattattattattattattattattattattattattattattattattattattatatattactagtagtttttcattttcggaaattgtagtagtagtagtagtagtagtagtagtagtgtcaATGCCAGGTTAACTCTGagaatacaaattaatttcactttaagttaggtttccttttatttttcccagcGCTAATCAGTTTCTTTGGACATTCTTGGGCAGGGTGATttgaattaaaacaataaaattctaacgaaaaaagaaaaactaaccaGTAACCGCAAGAAATACAAAGGAGTATTTTGTTTCCGCAATATTTGTTGAAGTGGGAAGCCTCCTGGGACAATAAGAAACCGTAATAATATTTGTTAAAGCAAACTAGAATAAATGTCAGTTCGTAGTTTacttttaaatcttgaattattatttcataacagGTTATGACCTACTGCTGCTTTGCATTAACTGCCATGATTTGGTGCAATGCACATTAACGCTGACATTTCTTGTGCTCGGCTTTCCAATTTTACTCTAAACCTAGATCATCATTCTGTATAAACTCTTGTGAGCTACACCAAAAACATCGGAGACATCTATTATTCATTTAACATTTAGCTGATcccctggtatagtggttagtgttatgccactcagatgtcacgggttcgtgtctcccccaggACGATGAAAACTCACTgggtcagttactgctgcagcagcagtgtggggtctgcggtgggaggttgaaaccaacattctttggaagcttgaattccaagtcaatggtccctctgtgcttgttccatgtgaataggtatCATctattgaattaataataataataataataataataataataataataataataacatcaattatTCAATCCTTCAGACACGATCTTCCCAACCACCAACGGCGAGATGGTTCAGCGCATTCTCTACTCTGCGTCTTTCAATTGCAACTTCCGCCTCTTCTACTATCCCTTCGACGTGCAGACGTGCAGCGTATTTCTGAAACTCACTTCGGCCACCTCAGCTGTGATTACCTTCAAGGTAATGACTGTTTCTGAAATTGGTTACAACAGTGATTTTTGATACTGACGTGTAAAGAATTGAAGTCTACTTTTGTGGACACTTCAGccatttcttatactgta
Protein-coding regions in this window:
- the LOC136844720 gene encoding uncharacterized protein — protein: MSHESYINSMMRSTSNNATFLSNMIYDASLCIKLQSTALSAYLSSNLSDGQNLQSRVFSLQTDIWADPSTEAFLRYNFSGERPPLEELSICYRFSIQQYRDGVFFLSYATSDAHDNALLFYQRRTMNFYYNDVEASVSMKLPVEDTLDELFYVDGKLRGSGKMVGENGLLRMNGTVYIGQEQDSFAGGLDRLQTTSAYITQINVWDYLLQELQITEMASCRANHVGNILSTDESKFEVMNVRAENRSVESFCTERSDFTLIPEKWHLEPSVKFCQVSNSEIFVPEEEGTNERLFMETRRFLSQCSGKSYRLLRLGATDRDSEGSWRKFGKKEMIPFSAWAPGEPNDGLKSDCIVMKKSLSKWGDVDCKDEYCFSCLKIKSKYLQIRGLCYQKEHQSRFILDGYVNDKPFFRGYYGYAVYLSTNGQWILKDIHGNVTMAVMERRRIPVTDYPLGRHRWTVVTAFCHNLENDVIEISLSSCTTGEFTCADGSCVPGTARCNLLSDCLDGSDEDRCNLLEFREGYRGHRPPPGITTKDPLEINPTINIVRFSNIDDINLAINMELEVILRWTDRNLRYKNLKKQTENKLSSEEEGQVWIPDYEFLNLNDGRLQVLKTTIFVNRTGDPDPPLYNDVEMDTIFPTTNGEMVQRILYSASFNCNFRLFYYPFDVQTCSVFLKLTSATSAVITFKNASVVYQGLKNLPKYAVREISASIFNINSNDALEVTFQLERRYSLLVLTIFIPTGLLLGIGYTTLFVKLQLLQVRAIMTLTTLLVLYTLFNQVSSNLPDTAYIKMVDVWFFFCIFLIFSVIVLHIVVENLDPGVPKGQSQVIKVAPSAALRPRSNPLETTINSLSSSPCCWLLTANGLLHFVRIYLYPIVLLTFNLVFWIMILSK